A single region of the Prevotella sp. HUN102 genome encodes:
- the purL gene encoding phosphoribosylformylglycinamidine synthase has translation MILFFQAFSDTVIATEIDHQPSQEEISKLSWLYGDAKLLDDKELSGFYLGPRREMITPWSTNAVEITQNMGLNGISRIEEYFPSQSMDANPDRMIFRNYDGLDQNIFAVDLQPEPIKQVDDLEKFNEEEGLALSPEEMEYLHKVEKENGRPLTDSEIFGFAQINSEHCRHKIFGGEFIIDGKVMESSLFAMIKKTTKENPGKILSAYKDNVAFAEGPEIEQFAPKNQSTADYFHVKPIESVISLKAETHNFPTTVEPFNGAATGTGGEIRDRMGGGVGSWPIAGTAVYMTSYPRLTDGHGKTPALRDWEEILPMREWLYQTPQQILTKASNGASDFGNKFGQPLITGSVLTFEHQENGEKYAYDKVIMLAGGVGYGAKRDCLKGEPQPGNKVVVVGGDNYRIGLGGGSVSSVDTGRYSNGIELNAIQRANPEMQKRAYNLVRALVEEDNNPVVSIHDHGSAGHLNCLSELVEECGGKIDMGELPIGDKTLSAKEIIANESQERMGLLIDEKHLDHVKKIAERERAPMYVVGETTGDAHFSFVQADGVKPFDLDVAQMFGHSPKTIMKDETVERRYENVSYDINNVEEYLKRVLQLEAVACKDWLTNKVDRSVTGKVARQQCQGQIQLPLSDCGVVALDYRGRKGIATALGHAPQAGLASPEAGAVLSVAESLTNIVWAPLADGMDSLSLSANWMWPCRSQKGEDARLYSAVKALSDFCCAIGVNVPTGKDSLSLTQQYPNGEKIISPGTVIVSSGGEVSDIRKVVSPVLVNDKNTRLLHIDFSFDEQRLGGSAFAQSLGKVGSDVPTVREAQYFCDCFDAVQEMIRRGWILAGHDISAGGLITTLLEMTFANPEGGLKINLHDIGGNDVIKKLFAENPGVVVQIADAHIDEVMAFLEDNCIGFARIGSPDTKKRTLSVTDGNFKKEFDIDAMRETWYETSYLLDRKQSFNGTADDRHNNYKKQAVEMRFNENFTGTLAQYGLNPNRWKEAADTHQPTPKAAIIREKGTNGEREMAYSLYLAGFEVKDVMMTDLISGRETLEEVNMIVFCGGFSNSDVLGSAKGWAGAFLYNEKAKKALDNFYAREDTLSLGICNGCQLMVELNLINPEHKYRSHLLHNNSHKFESSFLSLSIPQNNSVMFGSLSGSKLGIWVAHGEGKFQLPESEDKYNVVAKYNYAEYPANPNGSDYNVAGICSADGRHLAMMPHLERAIFPWQNAWYPLDRRNDEVTPWIEAFVNARKWVEERIK, from the coding sequence ATGATTCTATTTTTCCAAGCGTTCAGTGATACAGTGATTGCGACTGAGATAGACCATCAGCCCAGTCAGGAAGAAATCAGCAAGTTAAGTTGGCTCTACGGAGACGCAAAATTATTAGACGACAAGGAATTGTCGGGCTTTTATTTGGGTCCGCGCCGAGAAATGATTACTCCTTGGAGTACGAATGCCGTTGAGATTACTCAGAATATGGGTCTTAACGGCATTTCGCGTATAGAGGAGTACTTCCCCTCGCAGTCTATGGATGCCAATCCGGACCGGATGATATTCAGAAACTACGACGGATTGGACCAGAACATCTTTGCCGTAGACCTTCAGCCGGAGCCTATCAAGCAGGTAGACGACTTGGAAAAGTTCAACGAGGAAGAGGGTTTGGCACTCTCGCCCGAGGAAATGGAGTATCTCCACAAGGTGGAGAAGGAGAACGGCCGACCGCTGACCGATTCAGAAATCTTCGGATTCGCACAGATTAATTCCGAACATTGCCGACACAAGATTTTCGGCGGCGAGTTCATCATCGACGGAAAAGTGATGGAGAGCAGCCTTTTCGCAATGATCAAGAAGACCACGAAGGAGAATCCCGGCAAGATTCTCTCTGCCTACAAGGACAATGTGGCGTTTGCCGAAGGACCGGAGATTGAGCAGTTTGCCCCAAAGAATCAGAGCACGGCAGACTATTTCCACGTCAAGCCCATCGAGAGCGTTATCTCGCTGAAGGCTGAAACGCACAACTTCCCTACCACGGTGGAGCCTTTCAATGGTGCTGCCACGGGTACGGGCGGCGAAATCCGCGACCGTATGGGTGGAGGTGTAGGCTCGTGGCCTATCGCGGGTACGGCTGTCTATATGACTTCTTACCCCCGACTGACCGACGGACACGGAAAAACGCCTGCATTGCGCGATTGGGAGGAAATTCTTCCGATGCGCGAATGGCTGTATCAGACGCCGCAGCAGATTCTCACGAAGGCTTCCAACGGTGCGAGCGACTTCGGAAACAAGTTCGGTCAGCCGTTGATTACCGGTTCTGTGCTCACTTTCGAGCATCAGGAGAACGGCGAGAAATATGCCTACGACAAGGTGATTATGCTTGCAGGCGGCGTGGGCTACGGTGCAAAGCGCGACTGCCTGAAGGGAGAACCACAGCCGGGCAACAAGGTTGTCGTGGTGGGTGGCGACAACTATCGCATCGGTCTTGGCGGAGGCTCTGTTTCTTCCGTTGATACCGGACGATATTCAAACGGCATTGAGCTGAACGCCATTCAGCGTGCCAACCCGGAAATGCAGAAACGTGCCTACAATCTGGTGCGTGCATTGGTGGAAGAGGACAACAATCCGGTGGTTTCCATCCACGACCACGGTTCGGCGGGACACTTGAACTGCCTGAGCGAGTTGGTAGAGGAATGTGGCGGGAAGATTGATATGGGTGAGTTGCCCATCGGAGACAAGACATTGAGCGCAAAGGAGATTATCGCCAACGAATCGCAGGAGCGTATGGGACTGCTCATAGACGAGAAGCACCTCGACCACGTGAAGAAGATTGCCGAGCGCGAACGTGCGCCTATGTATGTGGTTGGCGAAACTACGGGCGATGCACACTTCTCTTTCGTTCAGGCTGACGGCGTGAAGCCGTTCGATTTGGACGTTGCGCAGATGTTCGGACACTCTCCCAAGACTATAATGAAGGACGAAACGGTGGAACGCAGATACGAGAACGTGTCCTACGATATAAATAATGTGGAGGAATACCTCAAGCGTGTGCTCCAGTTGGAGGCCGTGGCGTGCAAGGATTGGCTTACTAATAAGGTCGATCGTTCCGTTACGGGCAAGGTGGCGCGCCAGCAATGCCAAGGACAGATTCAACTGCCATTGTCCGACTGTGGCGTCGTGGCACTCGACTACCGTGGTAGAAAGGGTATCGCAACGGCATTGGGACACGCTCCGCAGGCCGGTCTTGCAAGTCCGGAAGCAGGTGCGGTGCTCTCTGTTGCCGAATCATTGACCAATATTGTGTGGGCACCGCTGGCTGACGGTATGGACAGTCTCAGCCTTTCAGCCAACTGGATGTGGCCCTGTCGCTCACAGAAGGGCGAGGATGCACGACTGTATAGTGCCGTGAAGGCGTTGTCTGACTTCTGCTGCGCTATCGGCGTGAATGTTCCTACGGGTAAGGATTCGCTTTCATTGACACAGCAGTATCCTAACGGCGAGAAGATTATTTCTCCGGGAACGGTCATCGTTTCAAGTGGTGGCGAGGTAAGCGATATACGCAAGGTGGTTTCGCCTGTCTTGGTAAACGACAAGAACACCCGTCTGCTGCATATCGACTTCAGTTTCGACGAGCAGCGTCTCGGTGGTTCAGCCTTTGCGCAGAGCTTGGGCAAGGTGGGTTCGGATGTTCCTACGGTCAGGGAGGCGCAGTATTTCTGCGACTGCTTCGATGCCGTTCAGGAAATGATTCGCCGTGGATGGATTCTCGCCGGCCACGATATTTCTGCCGGTGGATTGATTACCACATTGCTCGAAATGACTTTCGCCAATCCGGAAGGTGGACTGAAGATAAATCTGCACGACATCGGCGGCAATGACGTTATCAAGAAGCTCTTTGCCGAGAATCCGGGCGTGGTTGTTCAGATTGCCGACGCTCACATCGACGAGGTAATGGCATTCCTTGAGGACAACTGCATCGGCTTTGCGCGCATCGGTTCGCCCGATACGAAGAAGCGCACGCTGTCTGTTACCGATGGAAACTTCAAGAAGGAGTTTGATATCGACGCTATGCGCGAGACTTGGTACGAAACTTCGTACCTCCTCGACCGTAAGCAGAGTTTCAACGGCACGGCAGACGACCGCCATAACAACTACAAGAAACAGGCTGTTGAAATGAGGTTCAACGAGAACTTCACGGGTACGCTCGCACAATACGGCTTGAATCCAAATCGTTGGAAGGAAGCAGCCGACACGCATCAGCCAACACCAAAGGCAGCTATCATTCGTGAGAAGGGAACGAACGGCGAGCGTGAAATGGCTTACTCGCTCTATCTTGCAGGTTTCGAGGTAAAGGACGTGATGATGACCGACCTTATATCCGGTCGCGAGACATTGGAAGAAGTGAATATGATTGTATTCTGCGGCGGATTCTCTAATTCCGATGTGCTCGGTTCGGCAAAGGGCTGGGCAGGTGCGTTCCTTTACAACGAAAAGGCTAAGAAGGCTCTCGATAATTTCTACGCCCGCGAGGATACGCTTTCGCTGGGTATCTGCAACGGTTGTCAGTTGATGGTGGAACTGAATCTTATCAATCCGGAGCACAAGTACCGTTCGCACCTGCTCCATAACAACAGCCATAAATTTGAAAGCAGCTTCCTCAGCCTGAGCATTCCGCAGAACAACAGCGTGATGTTCGGTTCGCTGAGCGGCAGCAAACTGGGTATTTGGGTGGCACACGGCGAAGGCAAGTTCCAGTTGCCTGAATCCGAAGACAAATACAACGTTGTTGCCAAATACAACTACGCCGAATATCCGGCCAATCCAAACGGTTCTGATTACAATGTAGCCGGTATCTGCTCGGCAGACGGCCGCCATCTGGCTATGATGCCGCACTTGGAGCGTGCCATTTTCCCTTGGCAGAACGCTTGGTATCCGCTCGACCGTCGCAATGATGAGGTTACTCCTTGGATTGAAGCCTTTGTGAACGCTCGCAAGTGGGTGGAAGAAAGAATTAAATAA
- a CDS encoding chromate transporter, with product MTEENNKTAKEKAPSVPQNGGSDFSLYWDAFKTFFKIGAFTLGGGYAMIPVIESEVVDKKQWIPKDQFLDLIAIAQSCPGVFAVNISIFIGYKLRNVRGALCTCLGAVLPSFLIILAIALFFHSFMEIGWVAAMFRGIRPAVVALIAVPTFNMAKSAKITFTNCWIPVLTALLIYALGVNPVWIIIAAGVGGYLYGKFVVPTE from the coding sequence ATGACGGAAGAAAATAACAAAACAGCAAAGGAGAAAGCTCCCTCTGTTCCACAGAATGGAGGAAGCGATTTCTCGCTTTATTGGGACGCTTTCAAGACGTTCTTCAAAATCGGCGCATTCACGCTCGGTGGCGGATACGCTATGATACCGGTTATAGAGAGCGAGGTGGTGGACAAGAAGCAATGGATTCCCAAAGACCAGTTCCTCGACCTTATTGCCATTGCACAGAGTTGTCCCGGAGTTTTCGCTGTAAACATCAGCATATTCATCGGCTACAAACTGCGCAATGTGAGGGGAGCACTCTGCACTTGTCTTGGCGCGGTGCTGCCGTCGTTCCTCATTATTCTTGCCATCGCCCTCTTCTTCCACAGTTTTATGGAGATTGGTTGGGTAGCGGCAATGTTCCGCGGCATTCGTCCTGCTGTTGTTGCATTGATTGCCGTACCCACATTCAATATGGCAAAGAGCGCAAAGATAACATTTACCAACTGCTGGATTCCTGTGCTCACGGCCTTGCTGATATATGCGCTCGGCGTAAATCCGGTATGGATTATCATCGCAGCAGG